The Vibrio tritonius genomic sequence GTCGCATTAAGCTTTAACCAATTAGAATAACTCTGTTAAAGGAAAATGTTCGTAACACTCAAAGAGAACAGTACTGACACTTTTCTTAATCCAATCAAATGCCCTAACAAAGCAAAAATGGATTCTATAAAAACAAAACGAGCGTGAAGATCACGCTCGTCTATCATAAAACTCTCAACTCAGCACTAAGCTTTGACCAACTTGAGCAAGTCTTGAGCCATAAACTCAGCGGCAAGAATACCACGACACCTTGCCCACATATTGCCATCAACATGATAGATATGCTTGGCTCTAACCGCTTGCAATGCTTGCCATAAAGGTTGGTTTTGCCATTGGTCGACAATACTATCCTTAACGTAATCACCAACAACCAGATACTGAGGATTAAGACCGAGTAACTGTTCAAGGCTAATCAAACGAGATGCCTGTTCATTGTCTAACCCCGTTGGAGAAGTAAGCCCCAAGCGTTGAATCACACCGCCATCATAAGCATCAGCAGAGTGGGCATAAAATCCATTTGCACGAGCAACACCAAATAGCACGGGTTTACCTTTTAAGCTTGATAAAGCCTTAGCATACTCATTCATACGCTCTTCATGCTGCTTAAGACGTGCTTGCATTTGTGTGTCACGACCAACCACTTTACCAATGATCGCCGCCGATTTAAGGTTATCTTGGTACGTTTCACGACGCGAAGGCAACAATAGTGTAGGCGCAATCTTCGACAGCTCTTTATAAACGGCCGAATGGCGATCCGTATCCGCAATAATCAAATCCGGCTTTAATGCAGCAATCACTTCTAAACTCGGTTGTGAGCGTGTTCCTACTGAACGCCAATCATTACTTAGCTCTTGACGAACTGCTGGAAGCAGCCGGTTTGCATCATTATCATCAGCTATTCCAACAGGGCTAACGCCCACCGATACTAAAGCATCAACAAAAGAGAACTCTAATGCCACAATGCGTTTGGGTGTGGAATCGATTGTAAACTGCCCATGACTATCTGTTACCGTCACTGCACTAGCAGAAAAACTTAATACACATACCACAGCCGCTGTGACTCTAACTAATCCAGAAAACCACTTCATCCTTTACACCTATATTTCAATAACCCGACTTACCACCAGATAAATTAAAGACCTTTATCCTTGGGGTAGTGGAAGTACCTATGTTGTGAGTCATACCAATGACCATCAATGCGCCATCATTATTGTGAACATCAATTGCAGTGATAATTATTTATATTTACATAGGCAGGTCAACCTTTTGTACATAAATTAACAGAGGCAATTTTTAACTCCTTTGCTAACTCTTCATCTGTAATCTTATCGTTGTGAGATTGCTAAGCCTTAAAGCTCACCAATAATGCATAACTGTATTCAATCGCCACATGTTTGTGATTTAAATCAACAAATGGTGCAATAAAAATGTAAAAGCAACATTTAGGGCAATGCTTCATTTTGGTGCTTGGCAGGATAAAACAAAATAAACAGTTGATTTATAATGTTTTTACCTGTCAATTTTTATGTTCCAGTATGGTCAAAGATATAAAAATAAAAATTTATCTAAAATTTAGGACGTGACTTAGATCACAGTGCTACAGTTCATTTATCGATTCAACCAATGAGACATCAATATTGGATTTGTTTGGTAAAGCTAAACCTCTCTATTAGGTCGCTACTTAATCGAGGCGTATCTGAAAACTGGATTTGAAATCAATTTCAACCTAGTTACCAAAACAATTATTCGACGCGCCTGAGGATCAGCGCGTATCGCAATAAGCACATCATGGAAGATAACATTGGACATGTGTCCCTACGTTACTCGTTGCTAACCCTAAGTAACAACGTAAGTTATCGACATCTATATCAACTGCCCATTCCGTTGCGATTAATTCAAAGCATTTCAATATGATGTTCAAGTTATTTGAATAAATGTATTTTCACTTCACTTTTATGAAGAAAACAACGGTACAAAAGAAGTAAAGGTGTTTATTTATATCAATAAAAGAATATAAATTATATAAAAACATACAGTTACATTAAAAACTAAAATTAAGACGAGATAGGTTATTGTTCAACTTTTTTGAATACATCATTTCAAAATAAGCTATTTCACTAAATTAATTATCGAACTAATATACAAACACGAACTGAGAGAAAGACAAAGTTCAAATAAACTGATTAATTAGGAGATACCATGAAACGTTTAGCTACAGCCCTTACTCTTACTGCTTTAACCACTACTTTTGCTGCCTCTGCTTTTGCATCAGACATTAAAGTGCAAGTCTTCAGCGTAGATAACAAAGCAACACTCACTGTTACTAAAGATGGTCAGCCTTTGGCAAATTACCCAGTAGAAATCCAAGGTATAAACGCAATGACCAATACTGGTAGCAACGTGACTTCTGAAAATGGTTCAGTGACTGTCACTAACTACAGCAACCAACCTGAAAGCGTGAAATTCATCGTCAATGATGAAAAAGGTCAACCTATTGTTGCTCGCCGCTTCCTTGGTCGTGATAGCTAATAAGACCTCATCACGAATAGAACTGACTTATTGATTAATAGAGAAAATACTTTTTATTTGGAGAACATCATGAAAAAACTAGCTGCGTTCGTTGCAATTACCGCTCTAACTTCCGCTTTTGCTGCTTCAGCATCTGCATCAGACATAAAAGTTCAAGTTTTTAGCGTAGATAACAAAGCAACACTCACTGTTACTAAAGATGGCCAACCTTTGGCAAATTACCCAGTAGAAATCCAGGGTATCAACGCAATGACCAATACTGGTAGCAATGTGACTTCTGTAAATGGTTCAGTGACTGTCACTAACTACAGCAACCAACCTGAAAGCGTGAAATTCATCGTCAATGATGAAAAAGGTCAACCTATCGTTGCTCGCCGCTTCCTTGGTCGTGACAGTTAATCAAGACAATAACTTAAAACAATAAACTGATTATTTGGGAGAATATGATGAAAAAATTAGCCACTCTATTTGCTCTAACAGCACTTTCATCGGCTTTTGCTGTATCGGCTTCAGCAGCTGACCTACAAGTCCATGTAT encodes the following:
- a CDS encoding Fe(3+) dicitrate ABC transporter substrate-binding protein; this translates as MKWFSGLVRVTAAVVCVLSFSASAVTVTDSHGQFTIDSTPKRIVALEFSFVDALVSVGVSPVGIADDNDANRLLPAVRQELSNDWRSVGTRSQPSLEVIAALKPDLIIADTDRHSAVYKELSKIAPTLLLPSRRETYQDNLKSAAIIGKVVGRDTQMQARLKQHEERMNEYAKALSSLKGKPVLFGVARANGFYAHSADAYDGGVIQRLGLTSPTGLDNEQASRLISLEQLLGLNPQYLVVGDYVKDSIVDQWQNQPLWQALQAVRAKHIYHVDGNMWARCRGILAAEFMAQDLLKLVKA